The Brachypodium distachyon strain Bd21 chromosome 4, Brachypodium_distachyon_v3.0, whole genome shotgun sequence nucleotide sequence GTAATGAACAAAAACATGGTAGTATAATGTCAAACTTGGGTAAGGCCAAATAGTAGCttaaacatatttttctcatcAAAGAGGGAAGAAGCAATAACTATTGACGCCTGGTTCGGTGGACCTAACAGCTTCATTTAAGTTGGACATAAATATGCTTCCATGCAACTGAGCATTTCTTTGTGTGGTATCAATATGTGTATATTTTCTCATATGCAGGGTTTATGTAGCATGCTCAAAGCTAGCTATTGAGAACAATAAGAACCAACTTCAGGCAATTGCAGACTGTATCTATGAAGCTATTGTCCACTTCCCTTCAATTCTAGTATTCGATGATCTGGAAAGTTTGATTTCATTCTCCTCAGAGAACAAAAAATCACAATCATCCAATCCTAGTGCTATTGTGAAATATTTGGTAGATGTGCTAGATGATTACAGAGTAAGTCTGTCCCTAAAATTCAGTCCCATCATCTATTTCATTTTTTGCAAGAAAACACCCATCAGTTTTCAGGGCTATTGTGAAATATTCTCATTTGTTATTTTACTGCTAACTActgtctgttttttttctcactaACATGTCTTCATAATCTGCGTAGGATAAAAGCCATGGCATGTGTGGACATGGACCTGTTGCATTTGTGGCTTCAGTTAAGTCACTTAAGTGTCTTCCTCAAGAATTGACTTCCTCAGGTTTTTCTCCCTTTCATATTTCTCCAATCTAAGCTCAATACTTTTTCCAAGAATATGCAAGAGATCTGCATATAATTTCATCCATTAGAAGAATCTTGAATTCAACAAGTTGCCTGTAGGTGAGACAAGTTGGACAgtaggttaaaaaaaatacgatATACAAGTTACCTAACTTACTGCCCATCTAAGAAGGGCTAGCTTGATATATCACTTTGGAGTAGACCTGGGCATTGGGTGGCCCGGCCTGACGTTCGACGTCCCGGGCTGGGCTCGGTCTTCACTTTTGTGCCTGAAGCCCAGCCTGACACCCCCAAAAAAGCCCTGTAGAGTAAAAAATttggtactccgtattatGTTTTGAAAAATAGGTGCAAAAGCTCATTTTTTTATACCGAAAAtgattaaataaatatttttataatAGGGAAAAGTCTTTTTTGGGGTTTTGGACCAGGGCTTGGGGTTTTAGGGTCAGACTTTCTGAAGCCCGGCCAAAACCTGGCCCGGCCCGGTTTATGCCCAGGTCTAGTTTGTAGCTACCTGTCTAACGGTGTTGAGCCTCGCAACCTAGCTCTAAAGTCTGCACTGTTCCTTGTTCTCTGCCATGAGCGCCACAATAGAAGCCCACGTGACACTGAAAACGTAGTCATTGCGTTGCTTCCAGATGAGCTATATTGGGAGCAGTTCTGGTCATTTTAAACCCTCTACAAAAAATTGTCAACACAATAAACTTTACTTTTCAGGGAGATTTGATCTTCATGTCCAACTTCCTGGTTTATCTGTTCCTGCACGTATCGAGATACTGAAGCAGACAATCGACAAGCTTCACTTAAGATGTTCTGAGGAAATTGTCAGCGACATTGCTTCAAAATGTGATGGATATGATGCATATGATTTGGTAATGATTTTCTTCTTATGAGTTCCTTTATGAAAAGTTCTTTATTTTTCCCTTGGAAGTTCCGATGTTTGGAGTCTATCATAACAACTTGAACTTCTGGGTGAGTTAAGTGCATAAACTTGGCATGGTATCAAAAGCTGATGCCCTAAGGTTGGGACCTGGCTAAGCTTTTGCGTTCACATAATAGGCCTGTTGGAGCCAAGACATAACAGGGGCATGCTTCCattctgtttttccttgtgGCGTGGGTTGCATATGTCTGCCTGATCTGTAATGTTGTTGACTTGTTGTACACTTGTCTTTCTCCTGTTTTGTATTTCACCATGCCTTATCTACTCTTGTATTGTAGGAGATTTTGGTTGATAACGCTGTGCTTTGTGCTTCTGATCGTTTGCTTGGGTCTTCTAGTATAAATCTGGTGGAAGAAGATTTCCTGAAAGCCATGGTGGACTTTTCTCCTATAGCAATGCGCGACATTAGTAAATTTTCTCCTGAAAATATCAGTGGATGGGAAGATGTTGGAGGACTTTCTGAAGTTGTAAATTTTATAAAAGAGGTATATATACATTATAATTCCTTGTATATACTTATATTACATGGATGATATGAATGATATTCTTAACAAATCTTCATATCTTATCTAAGGCTCAGGAAACAGAGTGTGACTAATTTCTATGTGTATTGTTCAAGAGATTTCTGCTTACCTTTtattcttgttcttcttcactGCAGACTATTGAGTTGCCACTAAAATATCCGAAGTTTTTTGCTGGGGCTCCTGTAAGGCTGCGATCAAACATCCTCCTGTATGGCCCAACAGGCTGTGGCAAAACCCATGTTGTGagggctgcagctgctgcataTTCTTTACATTTCATTCGAATCAAGGGGCCAGAGTTGATGAATATGTACATTGGTTCTACTGAGCAATATGTGAGGAACCATTACAAATTATCATTCCATTTGCTCTGCCTTTTTTAGTGTTTCTGGATAGATTAATGATGTACCTTGTACAATATCTTGCATATCCGTAGTTGACGATAGGCAGCCAATCAGTAAAAGATAgaaatattctaaaaaaagaaaacaaaaaaaaattgaaattgagTTCTGATTGTAAAGCTTTTATGCACAGGTTCGTGATACGTTTGCAAAGGCAGCTGCGGCAGCACCTTGTTTACTTTTCTTTGACGAATTTGAGTCTCTTGTACCACAGCGAGGAAAACATGGTACGCAAGTTACTGACCGCGTTGTCAACCAGGTAAATAAACCGAGACTTCACTGCTGCTTAATAACAGCTATCTTGCCTATATGATTTGAAACAAAATTATGATATTGCTTActtgattattattattttgcagTTTTTGACTGAATTAGATGGTGTAGAAGCTCTGACAGGAGTCTTTGTATTTGCTGCCACCAAGTAAGTTTATAAAGGGAAACGGATGCATTATCTGTTCCAGCAAAGTTGGGTTTAAAACGTAGGCAGGATCCAGCAGGTTTTCTTCAGTCATGTATCGTTCTTACCTACCATCTAAAATAGAGGATAAAATTCATACTTTGCTAAGTAACCTATTCATTCGAAAAGAAATAACCTTCCCCAAGAGCTGTACTGATTCTCTGACAATATTGATTAGGCACCTTTTTTCTAAGAAAAGCAAGCACACATGCTTGTGAATAGTAATTTTGGTTGCGTCTTTTCATACACAGCAAGCCACGCGAAATTGATGCTGCGCTATTACGACCTGGAAGGTTTGATCGTCTTGTCTTCTGTGACTTTCCACAGTGGGATGAGCGTCTGGGAATCCTCAGGGTGCTCTCCAAGGAggttaattttctttttgaatgtTATTTCATTTATCACTATATATAGGTATGACATGGTGTGTTCAACATGATGAGGATATTTCTTGTCTCGCCAATTTACCATAGTTTTCTAGTGAGGAATAATAGAACAATTTATCGTAGACAGCATATTAAGTTGTACAACTAACCCGGCCATCTGGATTGGTTTAGGGAGCACTTTGTGTTGACAATATTTTTCTGTGTAGACAACAGAGAGTTAGGAGTCTCCCGTGGCTGTGAGATCCATACGATCTTCAGATGGAGTGATTGGTAGATATAATCCATATCTAGAACAATGCAACTATTTCTTTCTGAACTGACAAATGTGACATACAGTATATATCCTCCTATTGACATACTTTGAAATACATTATTAGCTCGTTTGGCACATATCATTTCGGACTAGAATCAtggaattcattttggattccagaaaccaacttgtttgACTGGCGCATAATGGGTACATGAATTCAATCTGAAATTCCATGaaatcacactataactaaGCCCAGTTCCTCTCTAAAAgtcatcatttctctggaattgtctctcactctataAATCCATGCggcagacaaacatgattGTTGAATCCAAAATTTaccaaacatgatttttgaagcCAACGTACTGGAACTAAAATTACTTTTCTTGTACATGTAGCATGTCTGTCACAAGTTTGTGGCGCGTGAGTGTGCCGGTGCAGAGGCTGCACTTGTAACTGGGTGCACTTGcaattttgaatattttttttttgagggaagcTTGCAATTTTGAATAAGTACTGATCAATTCATCTTCGGAgatcctttctttcttttcttttctttaccaGTTGTTCCCTGCAGCCCACAGGAAATGTTCTTGCCCAATCTTGGTGACCAACGATGCTGGGCATGCGTTCTTCCAGCCCATCGAACCTGTGTATACTGCCAAGCCCATACCATCGGAAACTGGCCATTCACGCGTGTATGATCAGCACAAACATACAACATTTCAGGCTCAAAATTGACACGCAGAGTTCAGAAATAGAACTTgtcaaaaatggaaaaacGACCACGCTGGGACTCGAACCCAGAATCTCCCGCTCCGGAGGCGAGCGCCTTATCCATTAGGCCACGCGGTCTTCTTGTTAAAGAATTGCACCAGGTTTCTGCTAGACTGtacaacaaaggatgtctcaattttgaccgaatttgaatacatctatacattaagtcatgtctaaatacatccaaattttgacaaatttaagacatcttttgttgggcggagggagtatcttatATAAGAAACTCAAGTATGGTTAGGTTTCTTATTTTCGAATCAGTTGAAGAAATATAGCTATAAAAGTTGGTACAAATTgataaaacaagaaaaggcTAGTTGAAAAGTTTAAATCATTATGATCCACCAAAATGCCAAACGCAACCGTGATCCGCCACAAGATGGATGCAGATTCAAGTATAATGTGTTTTCAGATTTAAGGGCCTCTTTCGTTTGAaggatttttttatataagaaTTATGGacgatatttttttttcttttgtggattgtttgatttgtagaaTTGAATCCCATAAGCAATTTCTAAGGATTTCTTTGCACTTCATTGGATAGGAAATTCTCTATCCACTCAAAGTTTTTGTTCTTCAACCAATTAAATTTGTTGCTATCACGAACATGTAGGATTTGAAAGGGCATAATTTTGCaatcctgtttttttttttctattcttctctttttcctaTCGTGTGAATGAAAGTGACCCTATTGTGGCTAATATAAACTTTGGTTACTAGAGAAAAATCCATaaatgccactcaaatttttcTCAAATTCTTATATACCACTCAAAATTTGTGGCTTCCAAATATACCAATAAAAATTTGTTCGTTGTACAATTTCACCACTACAATCAGTTGACCGTTAGTTTACCATCAAGTGGTTGTTGAGAAGACGATTTTGCCCTTAGCCTTGTTGATTTTACCCTTGTGATGTAGCTAGCATATTAAAAAGCATGACAATATCACAAATTTTCAGAATAAGTTTCGGTTTGAAAATTATACAGAGATGAAATGTAAGAATGAAAATAGCATAGATATTTAAGAAGAGACCCTCTTATTTAGCAAGCATCACAATTTTCAGAATAATCTTTAATAACAAATACGCAATTTTAGCACAATCTTACAATTATCACAAACACTATGCTCAAATCATTTCAGCCTActttcacaatttttttgctaTTTCACGCTTGAAGTTATACATACTGCTCTATGTTCTTGCTTAAATTCATTTTTAAACTTTGTGTTCTGTTCATGCTTAAATTTTGTTCCGGATATACTGGTTGCATCATATGGTCAGAAATGTCTTCTCAACAACCACTTGACAATCAACTAATCGGATTGGTAAATTACCTGGTGCAAAATTTcagtggcatatttggaaaataaatgaaatttTGAGTGGTATATGAGCATTCGAGCTACTTAAGAGTGGTACATATGGAATTTCCTCCGGTTACCAAGAGTAGCAATGAATTTCAACTAACATTTTTTTCCAATTCTATTATTTCaacatatttatatttatctTTAGTCTTACAAAGATTCAAGTTGGTGGCCGTCTATTCACTCCACAAAGATTACCCTGTAGCTTGTCGAGGAATCCTTGTAATTGCCACACATTCGATGTGTTACACACTATCTTTTGCTTGTTATTTAgccaaaaattgaaaaatatgaAGAACAGCTCatgcaaaacatattttaATTTCGTAGCAAAACACGTGCATTTAGCTAGTTATACTAAAACCAATGTTACAGGATGCAACATACTCCGTAGATAAGATCTAGTACAGCAAACTATCGGGATCCATGCTTCAAGAATGCATCATCAGCTGACAAAGAGAAAACATTATATGGCCTATTCCTTCTTGGTTGTAATCTTGCTACGAGACTTCACCGGTGCCAAGAAAAGTGGGGTGTACTTGTGGTGCTTGATCACCATGATCATAACGAAGGTGTTTGCAGCAAGGAACACAAGACCTGCAACCCAGAGCTGTACAAAGACATTTTGGCCCTTGAATTCAAGCAGGTAAGCCCACATCAGCCAGTGCAGCTGGGAccccatccacaccagtaTGCAGGACAGACCCTTCCACTTCAGCTTCATGCTGGTCCAGGGGAGGACGAGGGGTACAAGGCAGAAGAACCACACAAAGTACTGCGCTGTCATAACCTGCTCATCGCCAAAGAAACAATCAATATTTTAATGTACCAGAGTTTCACAAACAGGAAATATCTAATATCTCTTACCTTGTTAAAAGCAACGAATGCGACTGTTTGGAGAAACAGGCAAAATGGAAGATCCCTAGAAAAGCGTAGGATGAGTGCCAATTGCACAATCAGCTGCGGAAGGAAAGAAGCAAGCTTCTGTATGCTTGAGAACCCTCGCTGATGGTGCAGATATATGTGATAAAAATATATCGAGAAATTATGTCTTGGATCAGTCCGAGTAAGATGGTAGAGTAGCGCTTCATTTAGAAACTCCCAGCCATACagataaaagaaaacaccGGTCCAAGCAAAAAACATGGATCCTGAGAGTAACCCAAACAGTATAGTATCTTTTGTGATGAGGCTACTAAGAGAAGTCCATAGAGTGGCCAAAAGTGATTTTGGTTCTTCCACATTTTCATTTGCTTTGTTACTTTGTAACTTTTGTTTGGAACTCAATTGTGTAAGAATAGGCCTACCAGCAGGACCAGCATAATTCTTGCTGAGAACTATAACAAACGgtattgcatatataattgGGTATATTCTGAAGTGCACAATCAGCCCATACCAGAATGCTGCTTGCAGTACTCTACCTGCAGAAGATAATCAAACTGTAAGATGCCATGCAAAAAATCTACAAACAAGAATTCTTTACTTTATTTTCAAATATTCCTACTACATTTGGCAGTAATACTGGCAAATTACTGAAACATTCATACTATCATACAAGTTGCTGCAGAGTAAAAAATCTATAAGCTACTGGAGAAGTTATAAGCAAGCGAACCATTTGCCTCGTATGTTTCACTTCATAAACTAGATTATAAACCTGAATGTCTGTATAAACGCATCGACTCAACCAAATGAAGAAAAGAGTAAAAAGAAACTGAAATAACGACATTAGACTTTTAATAAAAAGAAGGACTGAATTCTGAAGCAAAGGTACTTGAGCTATTGAGCAACAAGTACCAATGATTTTCAAGGAGAAACAAAGAACAGGTACAGAGAATAGAGCAATGTATAAGAAGCAAATTATTTGCTATGTGGTTTTCTAATTGGGGTGGTAGTAGTGAACTAATTCATTGGCCAGGAATCGACAAACTACATTTGCCCAAAAGTGATACGAATTTTCCATGTGCTTCAAGACTCTAGTACACTTTTCCTGGATTATTTGTGCATCCTTCTACTGAGAGGGTACCATTATGTATTTCATTTCAGAAGCAAAACTGAACTTTGTATGCAAGGTTGCAATAACAGCTGGCAGAATCAGGAGCAGCTCGCGGGTTCTGTGAGTCCAGGTTAGCAAGGCCTGGTACTTTCTAAACATAAGCTTTACAGATATAAGCTAAATAATGAGATTGATCCAAAAGACGGAGTACTAATTGCTAATGTTCTAAATATAAGCTTTACAAAAATATAGATGATACTTTTTAACAAAACATAATTAAAAACATCAGGGGataaactattttgaaaatcTAACATCAAGGAATAAATTCattccaaaaggaaaaaaaaatcaggggACCAACTAAATATGCATAAGATCAGTCAAATCTTTTACATCTCTGTtgatatgtactccctccgttcctaaattcttgtcatcgttttagttcaaatttgaacaaaaacCAGCACAGCTGCAAAAAACATGCAGTATGCACTGATTCATCAGAGCACAGGCTGACAGCCTGACACACCAGAAAGTAGAAACAAATAACTCTGTCACGATACCACGACTTCTACCGATAGTGAAGTTAATAAATGTAGCAGTTACTGAACAAACAGCAAAAAGGATTCAGAGCTTACACCCTTCATCAAACATAGGAGGATCCAGAGTATGGCAGCGCAGACTACAGGCTCGCAGTTTCCTCTTGTGCCAATGGTGAACGTGAAGGGGTTGAACAGCCAAGCTGCCACGGACCAGATCCGCGTCTTCTCAGGGATCCCTCGTAGTGTCAGAATGTTGTCGATGAACAACCCAACGAGCAAATctgcaaaacagaaaataaccAATTTCATGAATAACCCTCGTCCCTCGCGAAAGAAAATGCCATCGAGGGTAACTAACTGCAGATACAGACTGCAGGGTGTGCGCGAGCAGTGGCGGCGTACCTGCGGCGGAGAAGAGGAGCTTGCCCCAGGCAGGGTGGAGGAGCGAGTtagggagaaggaggaaggcgaggagcGGGGAGTAGCGGTATGTGGCGCGTGCGAACGGGGaccagccggcggcgacggaggccgCCGCGTCAGAGAAGACCAGGTAGTCGACGTCCGTGTACCGCACCTCCAGATGCGCATCTTGCCACTCCCCGTAAGCCACCAGGGCGAGCCGCAGTGCGGCGGACGCTACCATCAACCACCGGAAGGtcgtcgaggcggcggcggaggccatcgTCGCGGGAGCAGATCGCCGAGCAGATTCGCGGCGCGGCCTTGCGGGGCAGTTTAGTAATTTTCAATCGTTCACGGGCGCACTGTGAAGAATCCTGACCGTTGGATCCGAAACTGACGGCCGCGATCGTGCACAGTTACGCAGAAACGTGGGCCCTACGTGTCAGTTTAGCACCTTCGTTCTGTACACCAgcgaggaaggaaggaaggaagtgGAGGATTCCATCCAGCTTCccttttcctcctccacctgccgccgccgagcgcgaccatggcgtcgccgccgtccgtcCCCGCCGCGACGCTCCGACATCCGGGCCTCCAGGTAGGATGTGGCCTCCTCCTGCGCTCAGCCGGCGAACCCTGCCTCCGCGCCACCCTTCCGTTCAGGTAAAATCATGGCCTGGATCTTTGTTTTCCTCGTTGCGTCGTTGATTCGCATCGCCGAGGATGGTCGAATTGCGTTGGTGGAGAATCGAAGATCGAGGATCGTTTCGATGGCTTGTTGATTTGCTCGTGCTAGGACAGATTCCTTGCTTGCTTCATGGACTGTTGAAAGGGAAACGGTTTCTACTGTAATTAGGTCTGTAATTGCGCATCCTAGCGAGTTGCATTCTGCGCCAGCTCCATGTTGAATGATTGCAATGTGCAAGTGATGTCTTGGTTGAATTGAATTCGTTTCATCGAATGAGCCGTGGTAGTAATATTTTGCACATGTTCTTGATTAGGCAGGTTAGGTGGACTGTCATTGAGGAAGTGCCACACAGGCGCTAGGGCTGTGTCAGCCACGAGAAGTCCCGGTTTGGGCAATGCAGAGAATCTGCGTGAGGTGTGGTCTTGCGAGGATGTTGCGATCGCTTAGATGATTTTGCCAGCGAAGGAGTTTGCATGGATGATTAGCGTTTTATTTTGATCCATCTGCAGGGTTCGAGCTTGTCTAGGAGCTGGGATTTAGACCGACAGATTGGTGATAACCATGATGTTCTGATAGAATGCAGGGATGTGCATAAGTCCTTTGGAGACAAGCGTGTTTTGCAAGGCGTCAGCTTCAAGGTGTGTTCTGCCACGATCCTTTCCAGTTTCCACttgcttttttattttttggttctGTACCTGTCAGACATTCGGACCAACTATCAGGACTATGGTGCTCAGATGGTATATTTGAATTTATCTGAGGATGCAGTGCTGGATATAAAGTTATATAGGTTTTATAGATGgtcgaagaaagaaaaagttGTAAATTGCGCATAGAACTGTGAGTCATGCCGTTTTTCTGTTACCTTGCACATAGTTCCCACTATCTAGTAACTAGTCCTCGTACCTAGCTCATACTCTCCACAATGAGTCATGGTGCATCCTAGTTAAAATCTATTGTGAACCTTTTGAATTATGTTAACTTCTATTCTGCAGTTTCAGTTATGATCCAAAATGATACTCATATTACTATAATTATGTAGATTAGACGTGGTGAAGCTGTTGGAATAATCGGTCCTTCGGGAACTGGCAAATCAACTATTTTGAAGGTTATAGCAGGCCTTCTAGCTCCCGACAAGGTTGTCccattttttaattatttttgttcTATGATGGTCTTTAGGAGGTACAAGTTTGATGCGACTTATGGTTATTTTTGCAACAATGAGCAGGGTGAGGTCATCATCTgcggaaagaaaagaaatggctTAGTTAGTGATGAGGACATATCAGGTCTCCGGATTGGCTTGGTATACTAACTAAATACTTCCATGCATTCATGGGATGGAATAGCATGATTATCTTAGATGTTCTTGAGAATTTAGAAGCGAAATTGCTTATGCAGGTGTTTCAAAGTGCGGCGCTGTTTGATTCTCTCAATGTTCGTGAAAACGTTGGATTCCTTTTGTAAGGAACTGCGTTTCCAGAGTTTTTTAGAGTACTTTGTTTGCAAGATTGCTCTGATCTCTGTTTCCTCTGTTCTTTCCTTTTAGATATGAAAACTCCAACTTGCCTGAAGAGCGAATAGGTGAACTAGTGGCAGAAACCTTGGCTGCAGTAGGCCTAAAAGTAAGTTAATCTTTGTTTTGTGTAGGTTAATCTTTTTACTCTAGTAGCAGCTATTCCAGTTGGAAACATACTGCCACGCGATGTTGCTTAGTACTTGTGTATATGAtatctttatttttctgtatATTTGGAGTGAAACATAGATGAAGTATTTTAGATTGTTGTTATTAACTTTGATAATATGAAATGAGTGTCAGTTTTCTGCTAGTACTTGATTGTAATATAGAAATTTGTATCACTCATGCAGGGTGTCGAAGAGCGAATGCCATCTGAACTGTCCGGTGGCATGAAAAAGCGGGTAGCCCTTGCTCGTTCAATAATATATGATGATACGAAAGAAACAATAGAGCCAGAGGTATGCCCTTATCGGCTGTAAACTAGTCTTACCATTTCACCCATTAGTACTGAATTACCAGAAGCATTTATGAAATTCCAGGAGATAAAACAGCTTTGCTGGCTAGCTGCTATTTCATTGTCTTCTCAACCGTATAATCAATTTCCTTTCTTCTGCCAGGCGCTTTTATACGATGAACCTACAGCTGGACTTGACCCTATTGCATCCACTGTTGTTGAAGACCTTATACGTTCCATGCATGTGACTGGGAAAGATGCTCTCGGTAAGCCGGGAAAAATAGCATCCTATGTGGTCGTCACTCATCAGCACAGCACAATAAGAAGAGCTGTTGATAGGTAACCGCAAGAATTGTTCTATTGTCTGTGGTTTCGAACTTTCCGTTTACTAATTGTTACGTTGAGGCACTTTTGTTGCAGGTTGTTGTTTCTCCACGAGGGAAAGGTAGTTTGGGAAGGAATGACACAGGAATTCACAACCTCAACAAACCCTATTGTACAGCAGGTATTATCAACGTGTCGCTCATTCCTCACTTTGCTGCAACCTGGTCCAGAAGCTGTTCAATATTTTGCCTGTAATTTGTGTCTTCATGGCCATTTTGATATTTGCAGTTTGCATCTGGTAGCCTGGATGGACCGATACGATACATCTGAGGATTTATCGAAGCGTCTGTCGAGCATTCGACACCCTCCTACACCAGCATCCACGTTGCCTCATCTTAGAGAGGCATCGGCAACCAAAAACATGCAAGTGGCGGTGCCATTGGGCTCTGGAGATAGATGGTGTCATTCAGTAACTAATAGCTCTGTTTGACACACAAGAATGTAACTCTTCATTCATTGGACCTTAAGTGGAATAAACAGCAAAAGAAATTGTTAAGTTAGATGTCCCCATTGATGAGTTTCTGAGTTGATGTAAATGTCATTCTCTTCCAGAATCCAGAactcatttttttgttttgttcatgtTATGTCTAATTGTAATGTTTTATGGACAACGAATGAATGCGTCCATGAATGAATTGTAAAGTAGTACTATTGGTTTGTAATGTGCTGAAACATTGAGTGACACCATCTACCGTGCCAAAACATGTAAAACTTAATAGCAGTCCGTAACATTTGCAATTTTCGAGAAAGAAATGACAATACCATCCCACAAACCAGATTTTGCAGAGTAGAAACCAGCCCAGTTGGCTTGGAACACACTGACACTAGATCAAAGAAACTAGCCCAGAAATACATGTCACATCAAACATACCGCTCTAAGGGTAACCAtgcaaatgagaaaaaaatataaattcaTGCTATGGGTCTTGAACGTCAATTTGCAAGTCAGGTAAAGTGGACATTAACAGGAAGTAGCTACCCATTCTCAACCGGCATGTGAGATGATGGCATAGACGTGCAACTAGTTCTTCTGTCAAGAGTATGTTGGGGTTATTTCACTGATTTGGGGAAAGAACACAACAAATAAGTGAAAGACCAGCATCTGAACCTTTATTGGCCACAAATCAGCCAGTTCTTGGCTCATTTTCATTACAGTCCCGGCAGAATATCTAGATGCATGCCCAGTCGCAGCACTTGTTTTCTGGTACTGAACCAGCTACTCCTAGCTAtaacaaaaccaaaaactgGTAGAAACAATCAGCTTGTAACTGGTCTGGCAGCAGCTGAAGACCCTGCTTGCAATTACAATCTTCAAGCCTACTCAAGTAAACAAAAGTATGAATCAGTTTACAAAACAGTATATGTGATCACAAAATTTGTTGTGCAAGAATTGATGCTGTTCATACATGATTTTTCAAGTTCAGAACAAACTACAACCATGGCATAACAACAGCTTGCCAAAGTATACAAATACATACTAACAAGCAAAAGCTTTCATCTGCAACTAGAACACCCA carries:
- the LOC100822073 gene encoding protein TRIGALACTOSYLDIACYLGLYCEROL 3, chloroplastic gives rise to the protein MASPPSVPAATLRHPGLQVGCGLLLRSAGEPCLRATLPFRLGGLSLRKCHTGARAVSATRSPGLGNAENLREGSSLSRSWDLDRQIGDNHDVLIECRDVHKSFGDKRVLQGVSFKIRRGEAVGIIGPSGTGKSTILKVIAGLLAPDKGEVIICGKKRNGLVSDEDISGLRIGLVFQSAALFDSLNVRENVGFLLYENSNLPEERIGELVAETLAAVGLKGVEERMPSELSGGMKKRVALARSIIYDDTKETIEPEALLYDEPTAGLDPIASTVVEDLIRSMHVTGKDALGKPGKIASYVVVTHQHSTIRRAVDRLLFLHEGKVVWEGMTQEFTTSTNPIVQQFASGSLDGPIRYI
- the LOC100822384 gene encoding GPI mannosyltransferase 1 isoform X2, with the protein product MASAAASTTFRWLMVASAALRLALVAYGEWQDAHLEVRYTDVDYLVFSDAAASVAAGWSPFARATYRYSPLLAFLLLPNSLLHPAWGKLLFSAADLLVGLFIDNILTLRGIPEKTRIWSVAAWLFNPFTFTIGTRGNCEPVVCAAILWILLCLMKGRVLQAAFWDLPFCLFLQTVAFVAFNKVMTAQYFVWFFCLVPLVLPWTSMKLKWKGLSCILVWMGSQLHWLMWAYLLEFKGQNVFVQLWVAGLVFLAANTFVMIMVIKHHKYTPLFLAPVKSRSKITTKKE
- the LOC100822384 gene encoding GPI mannosyltransferase 1 isoform X1, yielding MASAAASTTFRWLMVASAALRLALVAYGEWQDAHLEVRYTDVDYLVFSDAAASVAAGWSPFARATYRYSPLLAFLLLPNSLLHPAWGKLLFSAADLLVGLFIDNILTLRGIPEKTRIWSVAAWLFNPFTFTIGTRGNCEPVVCAAILWILLCLMKGRVLQAAFWYGLIVHFRIYPIIYAIPFVIVLSKNYAGPAGRPILTQLSSKQKLQSNKANENVEEPKSLLATLWTSLSSLITKDTILFGLLSGSMFFAWTGVFFYLYGWEFLNEALLYHLTRTDPRHNFSIYFYHIYLHHQRGFSSIQKLASFLPQLIVQLALILRFSRDLPFCLFLQTVAFVAFNKVMTAQYFVWFFCLVPLVLPWTSMKLKWKGLSCILVWMGSQLHWLMWAYLLEFKGQNVFVQLWVAGLVFLAANTFVMIMVIKHHKYTPLFLAPVKSRSKITTKKE